One Delphinus delphis chromosome 3, mDelDel1.2, whole genome shotgun sequence genomic region harbors:
- the C3H19orf38 gene encoding protein HIDE1, which produces MPWTVLLFAAGSLAIPAPSIMLVPPHPSSQKDPIHIACMAPRDFPGANFTLYQGEEVVQLLQAPVDQLEVIFNLSGGSREVPGGPFRCQYGVLGELRQPQLSNLSEPMHVSFPVPTWILALSLSLAGAFLLLAGLVTTALVVRKVKVKNLQKKRERESCWAQVNFATTDMSFDNSLFTISKMTSEEDAATQDAPSGSAATPGNSGTRKRPTSTSSSPEPPEFSTFRAC; this is translated from the exons ATGCCCTGGACCGTCCTGCTCTTTGCAGCCG GCTCCTTGGCTATCCCGGCGCCATCCATCATGCTGGTGCCCCCACATCCCAGCAGCCAGAAGGACCCCATCCACATCGCATGCATGGCCCCCAGGGATTTCCCGGGGGCGAATTTCACACTGTATCAAGGGGAGGAGGTGGTGCAGCTCCTGCAGGCCCCCGTGGACCAGCTCGAGGTCATCTTCAACCTGAGTGGTGGCAGCAGGGAGGTTCCAGGGGGACCATTCCGCTGCCAGTATGGCGTGCTCGGCGAGCTCAGGCAGCCTCAACTGTCGAACCTCAGTGAGCCCATGCACGTCTCCTTCCCAG TGCCCACCTGGATCCTGGCACTCTCCTTGAGCCTGGCTGGAGCCTTCCTCCTCCTCGCTGGGCTGGTGACCACTGCGTTGGTCGTCAGGAAAG ttAAAGTAAAAAACTTGCAGAAGAAACG GGAGCGAGAATCCTGCTGGGCCCAGGTTAACTTCGCCACCACAG ACATGTCCTTCGATAACTCCCTGTTCACCATCTCC AAAATGACTTCAGAAGAAGACGCAGCCACCCAGGATGCTCCCTCAGGCTCTGCTGCGACACCTGGCAACTCTGGGACCCGGAAGAGGCCCACCTCCACGTCATCCTCACCTGAGCCCCCAGAATTCAGCACATTCCGGGCCTGCTAG
- the TMED1 gene encoding transmembrane emp24 domain-containing protein 1, translated as MMAAGAALALALWLLLPPVGVGGAGPPPIQDGEFTFLLPAGRKQCFYQSAPANASLEIEYQVIGGAGLDVDFTLESPQGVLLVSESRKADGVHTVEPTEAGDYKLCFDNSFSTISEKLVFFELIFDSLQDDEEVEGWAEAVEPEEMLDVKMEDIKESIETMRIRLERSIQMLTLLRAFEARDRNLQEGNLERVNFWSAVNVAVLLLVAVLQVCTLKRFFQDKRPVPT; from the exons ATGATGGCGGCCGGCGCGGCCTTAGCCTTGGCCCTGTGGCTACTATTGCCgccagtgggggtgggaggggcagggcccccGCCGATCCAGGACGGCGAGTTCACGTTCCTACTGCCTGCGGGGCGGAAGCAATGTTTCTATCAGTCCGCGCCGGCCAATGCAAGCCTTGAGATTGAGTACCAG GTGATCGGAGGTGCTGGGCTGGACGTGGATTTCACTCTGGAGAGCCCTCAGGGAGTGCTGCTGGTCAGTGAGTCCCGCAAGGCAGACGGTGTGCACAC GGTGGAGCCCACGGAGGCCGGGGATTACAAGCTGTGCTTTGACAACTCCTTCAGCACCATCTCAGAGAAGCTGGTGTTCTTTGAACTCATCTTTGACAGCCTGCAGGATGATGAGGAGGTGGAGGGTTGGGCAGAGGCTGTGGAGCCCGAGGAGATGCTGGATGTCAAGATGGAGGACATCAAG GAGTCCATCGAGACCATGAGGATCCGGCTTGAGCGCAGCATCCAAATGCTGACTCTGCTGCGGGCCTTTGAGGCACGTGACCGCAACCTGCAAGAGGGCAACCTGGAGCGGGTCAACTTCTGGTCTGCTGTGAACGTGGCTGTGTTGCTGCTCGTGGCTGTGCTGCAAGTCTGCACGCTCAAGCGCTTCTTTCAAGACAAGCGGCCCGTGCCTACGTAG